The DNA window GTCATATGTAGAAACGGTTTGTAATGGCTGATCGTCGAAATGGAAATAGCCAGCCTGCTAATGGGAAGACTGCCGCTGGAGCAGGAAGTGCCTATAATATTGATTTGAAAGTATTCACTGAGAGGTTGAAGTTACTTTATTCTCATTGGAATGAACATCGATCTGATTTGTGGGGTTCTTCTGATGTTGTTGCAATAGCGACACCAAAAGCATCAGAAGATCTGCGGTACCTTAAATCTTCAGCATTGAATATTTGGCTGGTGGGTTATGAGTTTCCGGAGACCATTATGGTTTTCATGAAGAAGCAGATTCATTTCCTGTGCAGTACGAAGAAGGTGTCTTTGCTGGAAGTTGTAAAAAAGTCTGCCAAGGAAGCTGTGGGTGTTGATGTCGTGATGCATGAGAAGACAAGGAGTGATGATGGAAGTGGTCTGATGGAGGCAATTTTAGGTGCCATTCGTGCTCAGTCGAAGGCTGATGGCCATGACACAGCAGTTGTTGGACATATTGCAAGGGAGGCCCCTGAGGGAAACCTCTTGGAATCATGGTCCAAGAAGCTTGAGGATGCAAATTTTCAGTTGGGTGATGTAACAAATGGGTTGTCTGACCTGTTTGCTGTTAAGGACAATGAAGAGATTTTGAATATCAAGAGAGCTGCTGTCTTGTCTGCTAGCGTCATGACCGAAGTAGTTGTTAAAAAACTTGAGACTGTTATTGATGAGGAGAAGGAAGTCACCCATTCTTCTTTGATGGATGAGGCAGAGAAGGCTATAATGGAACCCTCTAAAGCTAAAGTGAAGCTCCGGGCTGATAATGTTGATATATGTTACCCCCCGATATTTCAGAGTGGAGGACAGTTTGATCTCAGACCCAGTGCTGCTAGCAATGATGAGTTGCTTTATTATGATTCTGCTAGTGCGATCATATGTGCAGTTGGGTCTCGCTACAAGAGTTACTGCTCAAATATTGCCAGGTCCTTTTTGATTGATGCTACTTCCAGTCAGAGCAAGGCATATGAAGTTCTCTTCAAGGCCCATAATGCAGCCATTAGTGAGTTGAAGCCTGGGAAAAAGGTCAGTGATGCTTATCAAGCTGCCCTTGCTGTGGTGGAGAAGGAGGCTCCTGAATTTGTATCAAATTTGACAAAATCGGCTGGGACTGGTATCGGCCTTGAGTTCCGTGAATCTGGGTTGAATATAAATGCAAAGAATGAGCGGTTGGTAAAAGCAGGCATGGTCTTTAATGTGTCGCTTGGGTTTCAGAACTTACAGAGTGGTCGCAGTAATCCCAAAAACCAGAACTATGCTTTGTTGCTTGCTGACACTGTGGTTATTGGCAATGACAAGCCAGAGGTGGTGACAAGTAGAAGCTCTAAGAATCTTCAGGATGTGGCGTACTCCTTTAATGATggagatgaagaggaagctgaAGAGCCAAAAAAACCAAAGGGTGAGGCTAATGCAAGGGAGGCCTTATTGTCTAAGACAACACTGAGGTCAGACAATCATGAGATTTCGAAGGAGGAACTCCGCAGGCAACATCAGGCAGAACTTGCCCGTCAGAAAAATGAAGAAACTGCCCGCAGACTTGCTGGTGGTGGATCTGGGTCGGGTGACAATCGTTCTGCAGCAAAGGGTTTAACGGATTTAGTTGCCTACAAGAATGTAAATGATGTCGTTCCTCCAAAAGGTCTGAATCAACTGATGATTCAGATTGACCAGAGGAACGAAGCTGTTCTGTTGCCTATTTATGGCAGTATGATCCCTTTTCATGTTGCCACCATAAGGACAGTTTCCAGTCAACAGGACACCAATCGGAACTGTTATATCAGAATCATGTTTAATGTCCCTGGGACTCCTTTCAGTCCTCATGATGCCAACTCACTGAAGAACCTTGGGTCTATATATTTAAAAGAAGTTTCATTTCGCTCCAAGGATCCAAGGCACATAAGTGAAGTGGTACAGGCGATTAAAGGGCTGCGAAGGCAAGTTGTATCCAGGGAGTCCTTGATAGCTGAGAAGGCGACACTGGTTACTCAAGAGAAACTCCAAATAGCAGGTAACAGATTTAAGCCGATAAGATTGTCTGACCTTTGGATTAGACCTGTTTTTGGTGGCCGTGGAAGAAAGATTCCTGGTACTCTTGAAGCTCATGCAAATGGGTTTCGTTATTCTACCACCAGGCAAGAGGAGCGCCTGGATGTCATGTTTGCAAATATTAAGCATGCCTTTTTCCAGCCAGCAGAGAATGAAATGATCACTCTCCTGCACTTTCATCTGCACAATGACATCATGGTGGGCaacaagaaaacgaaaaacGTGCAATTCTATGTTGAGGTGATGGACACAGTTCAGACATTGGGAGGTAGCAGGAGGTCTGCCTATGATCCAGATGAGATTGAAGAAGAGCAGCGGGAGAGGGATAGGAAAAACAAAGTCAATATGAATTTTCAGAGCTTTGTGAATCGGGTTAATGAGCTTTGGGGGCAGTCACAGTTTAGGGACCTGGAGTTTGATCAACCTCTGAGAGAGCTTGGTTTCCACGGTGTACCTCATAAATCCTCGGCATTTATTGTCCCTACTTCAGCCTGCTTGGTTGAACTGATAGAAACTCCTTTCCTTGTTGTCAGTCTAAGTGAGATTGAGATTGTGAATCTGGAAAGAGTTGGCCTTGGGCAGAAGAATTTTGACATGACAATTGTATTCAAGGACTTCAAAAGGGACGTTCTCCGGATTGATTCAATCCCTTCAACAGCGCTTGATGGTATCAAGGAATGGCTCGACACAACTGACCTCAAGTATTATGAGAGCAGGCTGAATCTGAACTGGAAACAGATACTGAAGACAATCACCGATGACCCGCAGAGCTTCATTGAAGATGGAGGTTGGGAATTTTTGAATTTGGAAGCGTCTGATTCAGAGTCTGAACAGTCGGAGGAGTCAGACCAGGGTTATGAACCATCGGATGTAGAATCTGCTGAATCGGAAGAATCAGATGATGAGGATTCTGATAGTGAGTCGGTTGTGGAGTCTGAGGATGATGGAGAAGCAGAGTCAGATGAGGATGGGTTATCgtgggatgagctggagagggaAGCAAGCAATGCAGATAGGGAGAAGGGGAACGAATATGACAGTGAGGAGGACAGGAAGAGAAGGAAGACGAAAGCTTTTGGGAAGTCTCGAGCCCCACCTCCTAATAGCATATCGAAGCGGACTAAGATGAGATAGATCGTGCGATTGTTTCATGTCAGTCACACGTTATGTTTTAAGTGGTTGTCTGACGATAGTAGCTTGGAACTTATAATTTTACTTCGGTTTTAAGTAGTTTCGTTATCGTTTTGAACTAGACTTATGTTGCAGATGCAGAGTTGTAAATTGGTAGTATTATCAGTATCCTTGCTGGAAGTGAGAGCTTTATCATCGTTTATGTGGTTTTAACTTGTTTAGTTTCTGCTTGCCCCATTTTCTTCTCGTTTAATTTCCACAGTAGGAAGACTAGTGAATTTtgctttctgttttgcacctCTTTTCGTACTTTGTTACCCAAAAAAGTGATTGAACTTTTCGCAACAACGTATCGTTCTTGCACACATGCTGATGCGAGTTAGGCTAGTTGGTTAAAGGCAGTACGCTGGTTTGTATTTCCCAAGTTCGAGTCCCCCTCCTTGGAGATTAGAATATTGTTTTGCGTACATTCAAGGGATGCTCATTTTTGTGTAGTTCCGACGTCCACCATTCCTTATCCATGTGCATTCAAATGTATGCAGTTTCTGAGGTTCTGCAGCAAGCAGAGGAGAATCGAACGATGTTATTTGTTGGAACGAAGGGGCGATGATCGATTATTACATGAACTGTGGAGATGCAGAAGCAGCTTAAGAGTCGCTTAGAAGCAGCTTAAGAGTCGCTTAGTAAGCACTCAGTAAAATGCTGGTTCTTGAAATGCAACGGTTAACGATTCATACCAAAATCCAACCATCAGTTCATACCCAAATCCAAATTCATCCTTCCATTCGTTCAAGTACAAGTTCAAATACATATTCATTCCTTACCATGATACAACTAAACCAAGCTTTGCATGCATCCGTCAAGGGatgtttattttgttgttgtGCCGTCGTCCGATGCTTTCTTTCCCTTTACCTTCCGCTTCCTCTTTCCAGCGCCACTTTTAGCTGCGACAGAACCAGGATAGCTAGATTCGACATGGTGCTCATATTACATAAGCGAGTTTGCAAGTTCAGCTTCTGCGTTGATCATTTATGTATCCTCAATGTCAAGGCTTGCTTGGTATTGTGCCATCTACATTGCCCTGCTATGCCTTCTTCTATCCCCATTAATGAGATATTGAGAAtttttaagaaacaaaaacactttgaaagttgaaagatcggtgaatatagaggatgattgaaggTTGAAAGATTGTGTGATCAACTGATATTCAACCTGTGtttatatagaggatgattgatgaaagttgaaagattggtgaaagttgaaagtttggtgaaagttgaacgattgtgaaagttgaaagtttggtgaGTTTCATGTgtcaatttagtgatttttcaatatttatctgaatttaaatatttttagattaaaatgttcataaaattaatttacgatagtctatataatttaaaaaaaaagttaatttaagaaaaaaaaattagcctaagttcattatttaataatttcaaGCTAAAATTTTATGCCAGAAGAGTTTGAGCAAAAAAACTGTTTccaagttaaaacctaaattttatgggttaaaaattttaggttttaggccaagagttggagatggtctaaggatGGTGACTTTCACACTCCATATTTCTTCTTATGCACTCATCTCTTGTTTTCGTCCATTGATTTTCTTTCAAGTTACTCAATCCCAAGTATGATAAAAGATATATGTAAAACCCTGTAATCCATTTTTTACTACCATCTCACAAGAAAAAAGTTTGTTTTAACACAGAAAGAACGAAGATACAACAAAAAAGTCACTTTTAACTTTTACCCTTTTGGTAACTCTTTACTCTTTCTTAACATCTTCAAAATAAAACACACAACTCAAATCTAATGCTGCTGCTTAAGCTGCTGCAAAACTTAAAAAACTGAAGACAAAAACAATGTCACCCATTGACGGATCCAAGAAATAATATTACGAGGGCCAGTAAGAAAAGCGCGCACAACGCGCAATTTTTTTATACCAGAAATAGCATGCATATTGCTATTTCATCGGGTCTTGATAGGCCTAAAGTCATTTGGAAATGCATATTGCACACTTGTTAATGTATGCAAGGGGTAGCACCCAAGGTATCAATGGACATTCACCGAGTCTTGGTAGGCCTGAAGGCAATTGGAGGGTATGTATGAAGCcaactctaatcttcaaaagggcAGCACCCAAGGTATCCATAGACATTTACTGAAATTCGAAGGCTCAAACATCTAAAGTATCATGAACGTCCACTGAAGTTCGGGGGTCCCCCCGCCCCTCAGTGCATCCGACACTGATGTCACCTAAATTTTGGCCTCTTGGGAAGGCTGCCACCAAGGTTCCTCTTGTCGGGTACTCGAGCCTTTCCAAAAGCCTTAACCTTCCTTCTGGCCCTCTCCTCTTCACTGTCAGACGCATTCCCTTTTTCCCTGTCTGCGTGGCTTGCTTCCCTCTCCAACTCTTCCCATGTCTTTCCTTCGGCCTCTTCTGAGTCTTCTCCGGACTCTTCTTCCTCATCATCTTCCGACTCCACTAATGACTCGCTGTCATGATCCTCCTCATCTGAACCTGAATCCGACTGCACATCTGAAGGCACATACCCACGGTCAGACTCCTGAGAATTGTCGGAATCCGAATCACTAATATCCATGTTCAAAAATTCCCATCCACCATCCTCTATGAACTTCTCAGGGTCGTCAGTAATGGTTTTGAGAATAGGACGCCAGTTGAGATTCAACCTACTCTCATAATACTTGAGATCAGTTGTGTCTAACCACTCCTTAATGCCATCCAGTGATGTCGAGGGAATGGAATCAATTCGGAAGACATCTCGCTTGAAGTCCTTGAAAACAACAGTCAAATCAAAGTTCTTTTGCCCTAAACCAACTCTCTCAAGGTTTACTATTTCAATCTCGCTCAGGGTAATTACCACAAACGGTGTCTCTATCAGCTCAACCAGACAGCTTGAAGTTGGGACAATGTAAGCCGAGGCTTTATGAGGTACTCCATGGAAGCCAAGCTCCCTAAGGGGCTGATCAAACTCAAGATCAAGTGATTTGAATGGAGGTTGCCCCCACGAATCATTTACTCGGTTCACAAAGTTCTGGAACTCCATATTAATTTTGTTCTTTCGTTCCCTTTCACGTTGCTCTTCCTCGATCTCATCAGGATCATAGTTTGACCTCCTTCCACCTCCCAGTGTCTGCACTACATCCATCACCTCCGCATAAAATTGCACGTCCTTGGTCTTTTTGTTTCCTACCATAATATGATCGTGCAGATGAAAGTGCAGCAGGGTAATCATTTCCTTCTCAGCTGGCTGGAAAAATGCATGTTTGATATTGCTAAACATAACATCGACACGTTCTTCAGACCTTGAAGTAGAATACCGGAACCCATTTGTGTGGGCTTCCAGTGATCCAGTGAGCTTTCTTCCACGACCCCCAAAAACAGGACGAATCCATAGATCTGGCAATCTTTTTGGCTTGAATTTGGCTCCTGAAATTTGCAGCTTCTCCTGTGTGACTAAAGTTGCCCTTTCAGCTCTTTCAGACTCCCTTGAGGCAACCTGTCTGCGAAGAGTTTTAATTTGCTGTACTACTTCACTTATATGCCTTGGGTCCTTGGAACGGAATGAAACTTCCTTTAAATAAGTTGACCCTTGAAACTTCAGGGTGTTTGCATCATGAGGGCTAAATGGGGTACCTGGTACATTAAAGATTATACGGATGTAGCAATTCCGGTTAGTGTCCTGCTGGCTGGAAACACTCTTCACAGTGGCTATGTGAAAAGGAATCATGTTTCCATAAACCGGCAAGAGGATAGCTTCATTCCTCTGGTCAACCTGAATCATCAACTCTTTTGGAGCAGGCAGATCATTGACATTCTTATATGCAATCAGATCACCAACCGTCTTCCCAGCACCACGATTATCGTTAGCTGTAGAACCCCCACCAGCAAGCCTTCTAGCAGTTTCTTCATTCTTTTGGCGGGCAAGTTCGGCTTGGTGCTGCCTTCGTAGCTCTTCTTTAGACATTTCATGGTTGTCTGATCTAAGCGTGGCCTTACTCATGGCACTCCCGGCACCTTTACTACTGGATATAGGTTTTGCAcgctcttcttcttcatcatcgtcatcattGAATGAGTACGCCACATCCTTAACAGCTTTGCTTGAATTAGTCAATACTTCTGGGGTCTCTTTACCAACAATAACTGTATCTGCTATTAACAGTGAAAATATCTGGGTCTTAGGGTCTTTTGTCTGTGCCTGCACATTCTGGAAACCCAGAGAAACGTTGAAAACCATGCCTGATCTCAAAACTCGATCATTCTTAGCATTAAGATTAAGCCCTGACTCACGAAATTCAAGGCCAATTCCAGTTCCAGCTGTTTTGGTCAAGTTTCCAGTCAGCTCTGGAGCCTCCCTTTCAACTACTGAGAGTGCAGCTTGGTATGCAGCACTTAACTTCTTCCCAGATTTTAAATTACCGATTGCAGGTTCTTGAGCTTCAAGCAGAACCTCATATGCCTTGCTCTGCGTAGAATTTGCATCAATCAGATAGGTTCGAGCAATATTTGAGCAGTAGCTTTTGTACCTTGATCCAACAGCACATATAATCACACTAGTAGAGTCATAACAAAGGTTCTCATCATTGCTTGAAGCACTTGGCTTCAGATCAAATTCTCCTCCACTCTGAAAAATTGGAGGATAGCAAATATCAACATTTGCTGCTGTCAGCTTCACCTTAATTCTTGCAGGCTCCAATATGACCTTTTCCGTGTCATCCATCAATGAAGAATGGGAAATTTTCTTTTCCTCATCAATGACCTTCTCAAGCTTAGGTACCACAAATGTCTTCATCACTGATGAAGTCAAGTACGCGGCTTTCTTCACATATGTAAGCTCAACCAGGTCTTTGACGGCAAACAAGTCTGAGAACCCATTGGTCACATCACTCAACTCAAAATTAGCATCCTTCAACTTCTCACTCCAAGTCTCCAAAAGTTTCCCTTCAGGAGCCTCTCTTGCTATGTGTCCAACCACAGGAGCATCGGAGCTCAAGTGGGCATTTATAGCTCGAAATATGCTATCCATCAGTCCAGTTCCATCCTGGCCTTTGAGTTTCACATGCATCACAACTTCAACACCAACAGCCTCTTTTGCAGGCTTTATCACAACATCAAGGAGAGAAGCCTTTTTCTGGCTACACAAAACATGGATCTGCTTCTTTGAGAAAACCATGAtagtttctgggaactcataaCCGAGCAACCAGATATTCATTGCTGAGGATTTCAGATACCGCAGATCCTCAGAATTTGGAGGAGTTGCTATTGCAAGTGCATCAGATTCACCCCATACATCACTACGATGTTCCCTCCAATGCGAATACATCATCTTTAACCGCTTGCTGAAGTTATTGAGATCAATGGAATATGCACTGGTGGTTGCTGTGGCGGTTGCTGATGGCTTCCTATTTGCAGGTTTGACATTACCTTTACGTTGCTCAGCCATTGACGACACTTCAGATATAGATTGTACAACCTTGGAAATTCAGCCTGCTCCTGCTGAGTGTGCTGATCAGCAGAAACTGTGAGAAATAACAAATGTTTATCAGTTCGCTTCCCGCTCTCCACATAGTGAAAAGTTGACCTGAAAACTTTTCATGATTTAGCTTTCCTTCATATGGTATACCAGTAGAACATATAACACCAGCACATGTAAAATTCAAATATCACTCACTCTTGAGAACTTGGCATCAAAATTTATTACCTACATTGAGATTTAAGCTCAAGGAGCAATATGAAATCGTATATTGTTAACCGTCCTCTTccactaaaactaaaaaaaaaaaattcccacttTACAACCTTCAATTACAgtgaaatttcaattttttgtccCACTTTCATACCTAAAGTTTGAATGAAACAGAGTATCCCacaccaccaaaaaaaaaaaaaaaaaacagaggatCCCATCTGGAGCAGTCAACAATATCAATACAAGTTAACTCCTaaccataaaaaaattaataacaaaaccTTTGAAATCTAAAACTTGCTTAAGTACTTACTTTGCGATGGATCGAAAAGATTTCGAAAACTTGTTCCCAGCTAATTTAATCTCCCAAATGAAGTTCCCAGCTTGATTCGTCATGCCTGACCTAATAAAAACCATTTCCAATACGTCATTAACAAAATTATTTCCAAGTTGCTAAATTTGCTTCTCAAAGTTTCAGAATCTGAAGAAACAAACAACATCCATTTACTGAtagaatttcaattttttgtaattttcgaTGCAGAGTCTAAACATGATCATCGGATGGACTAATCTAAAGCCAGCTGCTTGGATATCAAATCCtaaaaatttgaaggaaaaaagcAAAACCCAGTTGCATGAATTGATTGAAAACTTGAACTTTACCAGCTTCGGGTGGATGATTCAATGGAGGACTCGTTTGCCAATTGGGTCTCTGAAACTGGTGCCAAAACAGAAAAGTGAAGCTGGTTTTGGGGGGAAATGGAGGATGGATTTGGATCGAAATGAGAGGTTTAGAAAGGATCAACAGAAGAACTAATAATAATTGAGAGAtggaaacagagagagagagggagttatGAATGAAGCTGCTTGACCTGATTTTCACTTTCTGTTCATAT is part of the Malus domestica chromosome 12, GDT2T_hap1 genome and encodes:
- the LOC103450824 gene encoding FACT complex subunit SPT16-like; the protein is MADRRNGNSQPANGKTAAGAGSAYNIDLKVFTERLKLLYSHWNEHRSDLWGSSDVVAIATPKASEDLRYLKSSALNIWLVGYEFPETIMVFMKKQIHFLCSTKKVSLLEVVKKSAKEAVGVDVVMHEKTRSDDGSGLMEAILGAIRAQSKADGHDTAVVGHIAREAPEGNLLESWSKKLEDANFQLGDVTNGLSDLFAVKDNEEILNIKRAAVLSASVMTEVVVKKLETVIDEEKEVTHSSLMDEAEKAIMEPSKAKVKLRADNVDICYPPIFQSGGQFDLRPSAASNDELLYYDSASAIICAVGSRYKSYCSNIARSFLIDATSSQSKAYEVLFKAHNAAISELKPGKKVSDAYQAALAVVEKEAPEFVSNLTKSAGTGIGLEFRESGLNINAKNERLVKAGMVFNVSLGFQNLQSGRSNPKNQNYALLLADTVVIGNDKPEVVTSRSSKNLQDVAYSFNDGDEEEAEEPKKPKGEANAREALLSKTTLRSDNHEISKEELRRQHQAELARQKNEETARRLAGGGSGSGDNRSAAKGLTDLVAYKNVNDVVPPKGLNQLMIQIDQRNEAVLLPIYGSMIPFHVATIRTVSSQQDTNRNCYIRIMFNVPGTPFSPHDANSLKNLGSIYLKEVSFRSKDPRHISEVVQAIKGLRRQVVSRESLIAEKATLVTQEKLQIAGNRFKPIRLSDLWIRPVFGGRGRKIPGTLEAHANGFRYSTTRQEERLDVMFANIKHAFFQPAENEMITLLHFHLHNDIMVGNKKTKNVQFYVEVMDTVQTLGGSRRSAYDPDEIEEEQRERDRKNKVNMNFQSFVNRVNELWGQSQFRDLEFDQPLRELGFHGVPHKSSAFIVPTSACLVELIETPFLVVSLSEIEIVNLERVGLGQKNFDMTIVFKDFKRDVLRIDSIPSTALDGIKEWLDTTDLKYYESRLNLNWKQILKTITDDPQSFIEDGGWEFLNLEASDSESEQSEESDQGYEPSDVESAESEESDDEDSDSESVVESEDDGEAESDEDGLSWDELEREASNADREKGNEYDSEEDRKRRKTKAFGKSRAPPPNSISKRTKMR
- the LOC103450822 gene encoding FACT complex subunit SPT16-like, yielding MAEQRKGNVKPANRKPSATATATTSAYSIDLNNFSKRLKMMYSHWREHRSDVWGESDALAIATPPNSEDLRYLKSSAMNIWLLGYEFPETIMVFSKKQIHVLCSQKKASLLDVVIKPAKEAVGVEVVMHVKLKGQDGTGLMDSIFRAINAHLSSDAPVVGHIAREAPEGKLLETWSEKLKDANFELSDVTNGFSDLFAVKDLVELTYVKKAAYLTSSVMKTFVVPKLEKVIDEEKKISHSSLMDDTEKVILEPARIKVKLTAANVDICYPPIFQSGGEFDLKPSASSNDENLCYDSTSVIICAVGSRYKSYCSNIARTYLIDANSTQSKAYEVLLEAQEPAIGNLKSGKKLSAAYQAALSVVEREAPELTGNLTKTAGTGIGLEFRESGLNLNAKNDRVLRSGMVFNVSLGFQNVQAQTKDPKTQIFSLLIADTVIVGKETPEVLTNSSKAVKDVAYSFNDDDDEEEERAKPISSSKGAGSAMSKATLRSDNHEMSKEELRRQHQAELARQKNEETARRLAGGGSTANDNRGAGKTVGDLIAYKNVNDLPAPKELMIQVDQRNEAILLPVYGNMIPFHIATVKSVSSQQDTNRNCYIRIIFNVPGTPFSPHDANTLKFQGSTYLKEVSFRSKDPRHISEVVQQIKTLRRQVASRESERAERATLVTQEKLQISGAKFKPKRLPDLWIRPVFGGRGRKLTGSLEAHTNGFRYSTSRSEERVDVMFSNIKHAFFQPAEKEMITLLHFHLHDHIMVGNKKTKDVQFYAEVMDVVQTLGGGRRSNYDPDEIEEEQRERERKNKINMEFQNFVNRVNDSWGQPPFKSLDLEFDQPLRELGFHGVPHKASAYIVPTSSCLVELIETPFVVITLSEIEIVNLERVGLGQKNFDLTVVFKDFKRDVFRIDSIPSTSLDGIKEWLDTTDLKYYESRLNLNWRPILKTITDDPEKFIEDGGWEFLNMDISDSDSDNSQESDRGYVPSDVQSDSGSDEEDHDSESLVESEDDEEEESGEDSEEAEGKTWEELEREASHADREKGNASDSEEERARRKVKAFGKARVPDKRNLGGSLPKRPKFR